The following proteins are co-located in the Corynebacterium aquilae DSM 44791 genome:
- a CDS encoding class II fumarate hydratase, producing the protein MTEYRIEHDTMGEVKVPVDALWRAQTQRAVENFPISGRGLEATQIRAMGLLKAACAQVNKDRGLLSEEKANAIIAAAKEIAEGKHDAEFPIDVFQTGSGTSSNMNTNEVIASLCAKAGVDVHPNDDVNMGQSSNDTFPTATHVAATEAAVTDLIPGLKVLHASLAKKAKEWEQVVKSGRTHLMDAVPVTLGQEFAGYARQIEAGIERIEATLPRLGELPIGGTAVGTGLNTPADFGGKVVAELVNLTDVKELRECVNHFEAQAARDGLVEFSGAMRTVAVSLNKIANDIRWMGSGPLTGLAEIHLPDLQPGSSIMPGKVNPVLCETATQVAAQVIGNDAGVAFAGSQGAFELNVFIPMMARNVLESARLLANTSRVFAERLVDGIEPNTERMKTLAESSPSIVTPLNSAIGYENAAKVAKTALKEGKTIRQTVIDLGFVDGEKLTEEELDKRLDVLAMCNTDRDK; encoded by the coding sequence ATGACCGAGTACCGCATCGAACACGACACCATGGGCGAAGTGAAGGTCCCCGTCGACGCTCTCTGGCGTGCCCAGACCCAGCGCGCCGTGGAGAACTTCCCGATCTCCGGCCGTGGCCTTGAGGCCACCCAGATCCGCGCCATGGGCCTGCTGAAGGCTGCTTGCGCGCAGGTCAACAAGGATCGCGGTCTGCTGAGCGAGGAAAAGGCTAACGCCATTATCGCCGCCGCTAAGGAAATCGCTGAGGGTAAGCACGACGCTGAGTTCCCGATCGATGTTTTCCAGACCGGTTCCGGCACCTCCTCCAACATGAACACCAACGAAGTGATTGCTTCGCTGTGTGCCAAGGCCGGCGTTGATGTTCACCCCAACGATGACGTGAACATGGGCCAGTCCTCCAACGACACCTTCCCGACCGCCACCCACGTGGCCGCCACCGAAGCTGCCGTCACCGACCTCATCCCCGGCCTGAAGGTGCTGCACGCTTCCCTGGCCAAGAAGGCCAAGGAGTGGGAGCAGGTCGTCAAGTCCGGCCGCACCCACCTGATGGATGCCGTTCCGGTCACCCTGGGCCAGGAGTTCGCCGGCTACGCCCGCCAGATCGAGGCTGGCATCGAGCGCATCGAGGCTACCCTGCCGCGCCTGGGCGAACTGCCCATCGGTGGTACCGCTGTCGGCACCGGCCTGAACACCCCCGCCGACTTCGGCGGCAAGGTTGTTGCCGAGCTGGTCAACCTAACCGACGTCAAGGAGCTGCGCGAGTGCGTCAACCACTTTGAGGCACAGGCAGCCCGCGATGGCCTGGTCGAATTCTCCGGCGCGATGCGCACCGTCGCCGTGTCCCTGAACAAGATCGCCAACGACATCCGCTGGATGGGTTCCGGCCCGCTGACCGGCCTGGCAGAAATCCACCTGCCCGACCTGCAGCCCGGTTCCTCCATCATGCCGGGCAAGGTCAACCCGGTGCTGTGTGAGACCGCCACCCAGGTTGCCGCCCAGGTCATCGGCAACGACGCCGGTGTTGCTTTCGCCGGCTCCCAGGGCGCTTTCGAGCTCAACGTGTTCATCCCGATGATGGCCCGCAACGTGCTCGAGTCCGCCCGCCTGCTGGCTAACACCTCCCGCGTGTTCGCAGAGCGCCTCGTCGACGGCATTGAGCCCAACACCGAGCGCATGAAGACCCTGGCTGAGTCCTCCCCGTCCATCGTGACCCCGCTGAACTCCGCCATCGGCTACGAAAACGCCGCCAAGGTCGCCAAGACTGCGCTGAAGGAAGGTAAGACCATCCGCCAGACCGTCATCGACCTCGGCTTCGTCGATGGTGAGAAGCTGACCGAGGAAGAGCTGGACAAGCGCCTCGACGTGCTCGCCATGTGCAACACCGACCGCGATAAGTAA
- the glpX gene encoding class II fructose-bisphosphatase — MTTSQQPPIRPDRNLAMELVRVTEAAALASGRWVGRGMKNEGDGAAVDAMRQLINSVDMNGVVVIGEGEKDEAPMLYNGERVGTGVGAEVDIAVDPVDGTTLMAEGRPNAISVLAAARRGAMYDPSAVFYMKKIAVGREAAGSIDINAPVEYNINAVAKAKGIAASDVTVVVLDRPRHNDLIADIRRAGAKVRMIRDGDVAGAVAAAKDDNAIDIMMGIGGTPEGIITACAMKCMGGEIQGVLHPTNDEEIERVKASGYELGTVLGTNDLVKSDDCYFVATGVTNGDMLRGVSYRKNGATTRSLVMRSRSGTVRYIESVHQLQKLQEYSVVDYS; from the coding sequence ATGACCACGTCGCAGCAGCCCCCAATTCGTCCCGACCGTAACTTGGCTATGGAGCTTGTCCGTGTGACCGAGGCAGCTGCCTTGGCTTCTGGCCGTTGGGTTGGCCGTGGCATGAAAAATGAAGGCGATGGCGCCGCTGTTGATGCGATGCGCCAGCTGATCAACTCCGTTGATATGAATGGTGTCGTCGTCATCGGCGAGGGCGAGAAGGATGAAGCCCCGATGCTGTACAACGGCGAGCGTGTCGGCACCGGTGTGGGTGCCGAGGTCGATATTGCTGTCGACCCGGTTGACGGCACCACCTTGATGGCCGAGGGTCGTCCGAATGCGATTTCGGTGTTGGCTGCTGCCCGCCGTGGCGCCATGTACGATCCCTCCGCTGTGTTCTACATGAAGAAGATCGCGGTTGGTCGCGAGGCTGCGGGTTCCATCGATATCAACGCTCCGGTCGAGTACAACATCAATGCTGTTGCTAAGGCGAAGGGCATTGCTGCTTCTGATGTGACCGTGGTGGTGTTGGATCGTCCCCGCCACAATGATCTGATTGCTGATATTCGTCGTGCGGGCGCGAAGGTGCGCATGATTCGCGACGGTGACGTCGCTGGTGCGGTTGCGGCTGCAAAGGATGACAACGCGATCGACATCATGATGGGTATTGGCGGTACTCCGGAGGGCATCATCACTGCTTGCGCTATGAAGTGCATGGGTGGCGAGATCCAGGGTGTGCTGCACCCGACCAACGATGAGGAAATCGAGCGGGTCAAGGCTTCCGGCTACGAGCTGGGTACCGTGTTGGGCACCAACGATTTGGTCAAGAGCGATGACTGCTACTTCGTGGCGACCGGCGTGACCAATGGCGATATGCTGCGTGGTGTGAGCTACCGCAAAAACGGTGCGACCACTCGTTCCCTGGTGATGCGTTCCCGTTCCGGCACCGTGCGCTACATCGAGTCCGTGCACCAGCTGCAGAAGCTGCAGGAGTACTCGGTGGTGGATTACTCCTAG